The following coding sequences lie in one Ostrea edulis chromosome 8, xbOstEdul1.1, whole genome shotgun sequence genomic window:
- the LOC125661906 gene encoding uncharacterized protein LOC125661906 isoform X2 has product MSLQLHPYSLYSSDTTRFWVHYGLVILGAVLAVVTAVAQWVDPAPYGKHERRDGNWGPKIPQRLGHILSDAVPGVVLFTLVFIFYGIQNKTYVNYVFLAMFLSHYIHRGIIHPIIMRYRSSKVALGITLGGFFPNCLYHFINADFIGSAEFYTNYYYDPRFLVGIIMFCAGYIINRWADLKLRSLRETKGCTGYYIPYGGLFELVTCPNYFGELLEWTGWTIATWSAAGLVWTLFAAATFFPRARHNHAWYKSQFESYPPNRKSLIPFIF; this is encoded by the exons ATGTCTCTACAGC TACATCCATATTCGCTGTATAGCTCGGACACGACCCGGTTTTGGGTCCACTACGGACTGGTCATTCTTGGTGCTGTCTTAGCAGTAGTTACCGCAGTGGCACAGTGGGTCGATCCAGCTCCATACGGAAAACATGAGAGAAGG GATGGGAACTGGGGTCCCAAGATTCCGCAGAGACTTGGACATATCCTATCAGACGCTGTTCCCGGCGTGGTGCTATTTACACTG gttttcatattttatggAATACAGAACAAAACCTATGTGAACTATGTGTTCCTGGCCATGTTTCTGTCACACTATATACACAG AGGTATAATACACCCTATTATAATGAGATACAGAAGTTCTAAAGTGGCTTTAGG gaTAACGCTGGGAGGATTTTTTCcaaattgtctttatcattttatcaatgctGACTTTATAGGATCAGCAGAATTTTACACAAATTATTACTA TGACCCTCGTTTTTTGGTTGGTATTATAATGTTCTGTGCTGGGTACATCATCAACAGATGGGCGGATCTAAAATTACGATCGTTACGGGAAACTAAAG GATGCACGGGGTACTATATACCATATGGAGGCCTGTTTGAACTAGTGACATGTCCGAACTACTTTGGAGAACTCCTAGAATGGACGGGGTG GACAATCGCCACGTGGTCTGCAGCTGGCCTGGTATGGACACTGTTTGCAGCGGCGACTTTTTTCCCGAGAGCACGGCATAATCACGCCTG GTACAAATCACAGTTCGAGTCCTATCCACCAAACCGGAAATCCCTCATCCCGTTCATTTTTTAG
- the LOC125661906 gene encoding 3-oxo-5-alpha-steroid 4-dehydrogenase 1-like isoform X1 yields the protein MSLQLHPYSLYSSDTTRFWVHYGLVILGAVLAVVTAVAQWVDPAPYGKHERRDGNWGPKIPQRLGHILSDAVPGVVLFTLVFIFYGIQNKTYVNYVFLAMFLSHYIHRGIIHPIIMRYRSSKVALGITLGGFFPNCLYHFINADFIGSAEFYTNYYYDPRFLVGIIMFCAGYIINRWADLKLRSLRETKDEQSKRAASYGSLSTNKEEHSNEPPGCTGYYIPYGGLFELVTCPNYFGELLEWTGWTIATWSAAGLVWTLFAAATFFPRARHNHAWYKSQFESYPPNRKSLIPFIF from the exons ATGTCTCTACAGC TACATCCATATTCGCTGTATAGCTCGGACACGACCCGGTTTTGGGTCCACTACGGACTGGTCATTCTTGGTGCTGTCTTAGCAGTAGTTACCGCAGTGGCACAGTGGGTCGATCCAGCTCCATACGGAAAACATGAGAGAAGG GATGGGAACTGGGGTCCCAAGATTCCGCAGAGACTTGGACATATCCTATCAGACGCTGTTCCCGGCGTGGTGCTATTTACACTG gttttcatattttatggAATACAGAACAAAACCTATGTGAACTATGTGTTCCTGGCCATGTTTCTGTCACACTATATACACAG AGGTATAATACACCCTATTATAATGAGATACAGAAGTTCTAAAGTGGCTTTAGG gaTAACGCTGGGAGGATTTTTTCcaaattgtctttatcattttatcaatgctGACTTTATAGGATCAGCAGAATTTTACACAAATTATTACTA TGACCCTCGTTTTTTGGTTGGTATTATAATGTTCTGTGCTGGGTACATCATCAACAGATGGGCGGATCTAAAATTACGATCGTTACGGGAAACTAAAG ATGAACAAAGTAAGCGGGCCGCGAGCTACGGTTCTCTAAGTACAAATAAAGAAGAGCATAGTAACGAACCACCAG GATGCACGGGGTACTATATACCATATGGAGGCCTGTTTGAACTAGTGACATGTCCGAACTACTTTGGAGAACTCCTAGAATGGACGGGGTG GACAATCGCCACGTGGTCTGCAGCTGGCCTGGTATGGACACTGTTTGCAGCGGCGACTTTTTTCCCGAGAGCACGGCATAATCACGCCTG GTACAAATCACAGTTCGAGTCCTATCCACCAAACCGGAAATCCCTCATCCCGTTCATTTTTTAG
- the LOC125661908 gene encoding uncharacterized protein LOC125661908 encodes MAQEIIDLEDIVRKWVNDFPLDKSQKRDADDILSADINWRYMRVRHGNTEYYDQIRGNTPKTHVLFTAHFSNETNQNQVYTLKTERRTKSTCAISLQKTYTYGFNIDLKLTPPNPIIEANAGFKGELGLSKSADETFEEELVWSVDNQITVPAKFKTKADLVIKEDEYTSHFKTESKFEGKIHVTLRNKKDNTPLATVSGDVKQIFTQDKGFRVDKTGVYFVTIGKCKCRFGIEQHVRLSQHELSDSEDLDS; translated from the coding sequence ATGGCACAGGAAATCATTGACCTAGAAGACATTGTCCGAAAGTGGGTGAACGACTTCCCGCTGGATAAAAGTCAGAAAAGGGACGCAGACGACATTCTGTCGGCTGACATCAATTGGCGTTATATGCGCGTGCGTCATGGGAATACGGAATATTACGATCAGATCCGAGGCAACACTCCGAAAACGCACGTTCTTTTCACCGCGCATTTCAGCAACGAAACGAACCAGAACCAAGTTTACACTTTGAAAACAGAACGCCGAACAAAATCCACGTGTGCAATTTCTTTACAGAAGACTTATACATACGGTTTCAACATAGACCTGAAATTGACCCCGCCAAATCCTATCATCGAGGCGAATGCAGGGTTCAAAGGTGAACTAGGTCTGTCAAAATCAGCAgacgagacattcgaggaagAATTGGTTTGGTCCGTGGATAATCAGATTACGGTCCCGGCTAAATTCAAAACCAAAGCAGACCTGGTAATAAAGGAGGACGAATACACCAGCCATTTCAAAACCGAAAGTAAATTTGAGGGTAAAATTCATGTGACATTACGAAACAAAAAGGACAATACACCCTTAGCGACCGTAAGTGGTGATGTCAAGCAAATTTTTACCCAGGATAAAGGATTCCGGGTTGATAAGACCGGGGTGTATTTTGTGACAATTGGAAAGTGTAAGTGTAGGTTTGGCATTGAGCAACACGTCCGACTGAGTCAGCACGAATTATCCGACTCAGAGGATTTAGATTCGTAG